The genomic stretch CAATCAACTGAATTCTTTTGTAAAAGCTGTTATCGGAATTTCATCCTAGGCCAGCACGTTGCTTATCTCAGCGAAAAGCATTATACCGTTTGTGAATCTTGTTCTAGTCATGAAAATCACATTGAATGGCGAATAGTTGAAGATTTTTTTGATTAATCCGCTATCGATTTTTTTGACGTTTGTTCTACCCATTTCACAAATGAATCACCATAGAAGTGCTTGTTCATATCAGATACGATGGACATGAATAGAGCACGTTTTTGAGGATCCATTTCCTTCATATAGTTCCAGAATTGATATTCGTAGGTGGAAGATGTGTGTAGAATCTTCTCGCCGTCTGGGCTGAGTGATACATAGGTAACACGTCGATCCTGGTTCTTTTTCGTTTGGATGACTAGACCTTTTTTTGTCATACGTGTTAATACCTGAGCCACCGTTGAAATATCGAGCAGGCTCAATTCAGCTAGTTTTGAGAGAGTAATGGATTTTTCTAGATACACTATCCACAATATGTGCTGTTCTGCCTGAGTGATCCCCAAATCCTTTGCGGCCATCTGCCATTCCTTATCTAACACTTTGAATGCCGCACGCATGTGATTCATGATGTAATGCAATTGATTTTCCATACATCGATCCTTTCTAACAGAGGTTTAGTCCTATTTTACTATAAAATGCACTAAGCGGGAAAGGATCCGATAGTCTAGAAATGCGTTCTAGCTTAAAAAGTAACCCATTGATTGGATGATTTTACTATGAATAAGGGGAACTTTAGGAGGGATAGACGAAAAAGACGGCTCTTCTTATTTTGGTGCAATCTTCCGAGATAACGGCCAAAAATGTTGAGGAGAACACGGACGACTTAAGTAAAAGAAGAAAAGGCGCTATTATAGCGCCTTTAGCACGGATAAATGCTATTTTGCATTCTCGTCTGGTTGATGAACACCAAAGATATTCCCTTCCGTATCCTTATAGTAACCCTGCCATGCCATCCCCGGTAGTGCGTATTTAGGCAATGCGACCACACCGCCCTTATCAAGGATTTTAGCTTCAATTGTATCGTAATTTTCTACCGCTATCGTACAGGCATAGCCATTGACAGGCTGATTTGGTTCTGGAGGTGGACCTTGACGCTGCATGAGGGCACCGTTAATGCCAAGCTGATCGTCACCGCCAGTGACAACGCCAAAATAAGGCATGCCAGCGAAATCGCTCCAGTCTTCGTAAGTCCATCCAAATATTTCACCATAGAAACTTTTTGCGCGGTCCATGTTATCGACGTGAATTTCGAAATGCACAATTCTGCCCATAATTCCCTCCTAAATAGTCGTTGTGTCTTCATTTTGTATGTTCGATAAGGCGCATAAGCAGTCCTTCTAAAATGAACGCAGATTTTTTGATGGAAGGAGGATTCTTTTCTTTTATCGAATAGGTAGAAGCGAGAATCTAAGCCGGTAATTGTCAAAGAGGAGGAGATTTGATGCTGTTTATGCTGATCGTGAAGGCATCGAAGAATTCGGAAGCTGGAAATCTACCAAGTGCTGAGCTGAGGGAAGCAATGTCAACGTACAATGAAGAGTTAGTAAAAGCGGGCGTTCGGGTGATGGCAAAGGGTCTTCATCCAAGTTCGAATGGACTGCGTATTTCGTATCCAAACGGCGCTCCTGTCGTTGAAGAAGGTCCGTTTACCGAAACGAAAGACATCACTGCCGGTTTTATTCTCATTGATGTGGAGTCAAAAGAAGAAGCGGTTAAGTGGGCGATGCGCATGCCTGACCCGCAAGGATATGGCGAGGGCCAGGTTGAACTGCGTCAAGTCTTTGAGTAGGTTTCATTGATGTGCAGAAGGAGGGAGCAGGGAGCACCATGATTCATGAACTTGAACAAGATGAATTCTACAAATGCAAAACGTTATTAAATGATATTGGACATCTAGAAGCAAAAGCCGTTATCGAAGGGAATAACCCTGGTCGTGTTTTTGTCGATCATCTCGATGCCCCTAAAGCAGGGCTGATCTGGTTAGGAAATCATGACGGTTTTTTCTTTATTGGAGATGATCAAAGTGAAGTGTTTCTTCAAGAGATCAATGATTGTATGGAAACGACAATAATTCCTGAAGCAAGGCAGCTGAACTTAACGACTTTTATTGCTATTGGAAACCATTCAAGGTGGGATAAAACAATCGAGACGCTCTTCACCGATCGTGACATGCATAAATTCAAACAACATGTGTATCGACTCGAACACCCTAAAGAGCAGCATCATCCGCCCATTAAATCCGAGTACCACGTCATCAAAATCAGCGAAGCTCTCTTTAACGAACAGAACTATTCGATTACCAATAAACACTTCTTACAGTCTAAGTTAGCTGAATTCTGGGCTTCACCTAATGCCTTTTTTGATAAGGGAATCGGGTATGGCGTTGTCTATCAACATCAACTTGTGAGTTTGTGTTTTTCAGGATTTGTAGCTGGAAATGTTCATGGGTTAGATATGGAAACCATGGAGGATCATCAAGGGAATAAATTAGGTCAGCTGGCAGCGTCCAGTGTGGTGAAGGAATGTGTTCATAAGGGGATGGTTCCATATTGGGACTGTGAAGAGGCAAATCAGGCTTCGAATGCCATTGCGAGAAAGGTAGGGTTAGAGAATTTCTTTTCTTACAATGTGTATCTTTTTCCGATTGATTCCTAAATGAAAGTAAAAAGAGGTGAGTGTATGGTTTCTTTACATAAAGTTCAAAAAGAAGAAGCGACGATCTTGCATAATCTCATGCAATTTTATTTTTATGAGTTTAGTAAATACTTACCAAACATGAAGGTGGGAGTTAATGGCGCCTACAAGCAAATTGAGTTAGATCATTATTGGCGCGATCAACACCAGGCATATTTTATTAAGTTAGGTGATGAATTGATTGGTTTTGCTCTTGTAGAAATGGCCACTCTTTCAAGTCCAAACTCCATTCAGGAGTTCTTTATTATGGCTAACTATCAGGGGAATGGCTATGGAAAAGAAAGTGCGAGAAAACTGATTGCGATGTTTCCTGGGGAATGGGAGATTACTCAGATCGAAAAGAATAAGCCTGCACGTGCGTTTTGGAGAGGGTTAATTAAGGATGTAAGTGCTGATCATTTTGAGGAATATCATGAAAATGGCTTATACGTACAGAAATTTAGTATGTAGATGGATAGAACGAGAGAGTCATCAGGTGTTTGGACTTTCAGGTGATGAATGTCATAGTTTTCGCTTCATTCAGGTGGCGACCAAGTATTATTCGCTCTGAGGTTTTTAGAGAGGATGGGGAGATTAGGAAAATGCAGAAGAAATCAAATAGTTGAGGAAGCTACTTCCTGGGGGGAGATTTATTTGAGTTCAATCAGAACAATGACTAGGTCTGACATCACTAAAGTTTCCAAGCTAATCGCAGAGTTAAACAATAAGGAAGATTCGTACATTGGCTACTGTGGAACTGAAGTTGAAGAGATTGCTAACTCTTTTGTGGAAGATATAACGGATGTTCCTTATACTAAGAGTTTTGTCGTAGCTTATGAGAAAGATGAGTTGGTTGGTGTTTTAGGATTTGATGCTTCCCTAGAAAGTCAATCTGCAGAAATATGGGGGCCATTTGCGAAAGAACCTGGATGGGCCAACCAATTATGGACTGAAATGGAGAAATTACTACCTTCTGAGATACATCAACTCAATATGTTCACAAGTAATCACAATCGAAATCTATTAAGTTTCGCTAAGGAATTGGGATTTGCTAAACAAAGTGAGCAAACGATATTAACCGTTTCTCGTGAGGATAGGATGCAAATAAAAGCCGAACCGGTTGTGGAACTTACGGAAGAGTACTTCTCAGAGATAATACAATTACATAATGAAGCTTTTCCAGAAACCTATTATAACGGACAACAATTGATCGAGCGCCTTAGTACGAATCGAAAAGTGTTTATTATTAAAAAATCCAATCAGCTAAAAGGATACATCTATGCGGAGGCTGAACCAGCGTTTGGAGAGGCTAGCATTGAGTATATGGCCGTTAAAGACTTGGACCGAGGTAAGGGGTTTGGGAAGCAGCTAATCAATGGTGCCATTCAATGGCTATTTTCTTATGAGGATATTGCTTCCATTACGCTTTGTGTTAACGCAGCTAATGAAACAGCCATAAAATTGTATAAGAAGGTTGGTTTTGAGCACGAACATGATTTAGTATTTTTGCAGAAGAATAGGTGATTGTTACTAGGGAACTTCTTATTATGAAGTTCTTTTTTTATATAGTGGAAATAAAATCCAGATAATTATTGTATATATTGTATATAATGTATACAATAATGTTTAGATAATTGAAAGAGGTTTTTTAATGAAAATTATAATTTCCAACAGTTCAAAGACACCGATTTATCAACAGATTCACCTTCAATTAAAAGAACAAATCCTAGCAGGTGATCTGAAGTCAGGCCAGCCACTTCCATCGATGCGTCAATTGGCGAAGGATCTAAATGTTAGTCTCATAACATCTAAACGCGCTTATGAGGAACTTGAAAAAAATGGGTTCATTTATTCTATCGTTGGAAAAGGGTCATTTGTATCGGAACAAAATGAGGAAATGATGAAAGAAAGAAAAATGCAGGGGATCGAAGAGCAATTGGCGACTGCCATCAAAAATAGTAAAGACATCGGCGTCACACTAACCGAATTAAAAGAGTTGCTGACCATTTTATATAGGGGGGAAGAATGATGCAAGATGAAAATGTTGTAGAACTCCAGCATGTCTGTAAGTCCTTTGAAGGTTTTAGCCTAAGGGATTTTTCGTTAAAGGTTAAAAAGGGATATGTGACAGGATTTATCGGTGGAAATGGTGTAGGGAAGTCTACCACAATTAAACTGATGATGAATTTGTTACAACCTGATAGTGGATCGGTTTCTGTATTTGGATTAAATTACAAAAATCATGAAAAAGAAATTAAGCAGCGAATTGGCTTTGTATTTGATGAAAATGTGTTCTATGAACATCTCACACTAGCTGAGATTAAAGCGATTGTGAGAAATGCATATGTGAATTGGGATGAACAGATATTCAACGAATATGTAAGTTTGTTTAACTTACCGCTAACTAAAAAAATGCAAACATTTTCAAAAGGAATGATGATTAAAGCGTCTTTAAGTATCGCATTGTCTCACCATGCGGAATTAATTATTATGGATGAACCCACTTCAGGATTAGATCCTATTTTTCGAAGAGAACTATTAGATCTATTGCATGAACTTCTGCAAGATGGGGATAAAACAATCTTTTTTTCCACTCATATTACATCTGATCTGGCCTCGATTGCTGATTATATAACCTTTATTCATGATGGAAAGCATATTTTCACGAAAGATTTTCATGAAATTGAGCAGGAATATGCGATTGTAAAAGGGGGACTGGAATTACTAGATTGGGAAACAGAACAGGAATTTATAGCTGTACGAAAAATGCCTTATGGATTTGAAGCTTTAACCTCAGATAAACAACGCGCAAGGAAAATATTTGGAGAGATGGCGCTTTATGAAGCTCCATCTCTCGAAGATATCATGTATTTCACAAAGAAAGGAGAAAGATCTCTTGTTTAACTTAATACGTAAAGATATCATCTTACTAAAAAAGACGATACTCGTATTATTGGCAATTTTATGTGTGTATTTAATCTTAGATTTTTCTATGATTTGGGTAGGAATCCTTTGTAGCATAGTGATATCAATGCAATCCTTTACCGTAGATGAAAAATCCACTATCCAACTATTGCTCAATTCTCTCCCCTATACAAGGAAAGAGATCGTGAGTTCAAAGTATATTGTTGCCGTTCTCTTAACACTATTGATCGGTACAGTTACTTTTATTGGAAATATAATCATCCATGGAGAAATGATTTCTTGGAAAGAACTATTGTTCATGGTTGCTGTTGTGATGTCGATTCTGTCATTCATTTTTCCTTTTTGTTATAAATTTAAAAGCAATTATCTTATGATAGCGGCAATTGGTTTATTTGCATTGTATCTACTGACAGTTACATTTTTTATCCATGATTTAAATGATCGAATGAGAGCGTTTGTTAAGTTGCTTATAACTTCCGACAATACTGTAGAATATCTTGTTATAGGGGTGTCCGTTTTCCTTTTATACATAGGTTCAGGATTTGTATCCCTCCGTATTTATACAAAGAAATTGTTTTAATTACCCTTATAAAAAATTCCCATTAAGATATGAGTTCGCTTTAAATGGATTCATTATTTAAAGAACCTGGAAGTGCTTAGCGCTTCCAGGTTCTTTTTTCGTTGATTTATGTGATTTAGCATTAAGTGTACTTGGAATAGTTAGTCGATTTCACGATTTTGTCGTTCAGAGTTTAGGACCTAATCTGGTTCAGCGACCACCGCATCTGCCGCATCCGCCACATCTTGCGGCACATCCACCACAACCTGCACATCGCGCACAACGAGCACATCCACCACAGCCAGCACAACCGCCGCAACCTGCACAACCTCCACAGCCAGCACAGCCTACGCAGCCCGCACAGCGGAAACACCCAAAGCATACAAATCCAATTAAACGAGTATCATTTGGATCTACATTCTGGTCTCCATTTGGATAATAATTCGCTTGCTCACAAGGAACTAACTCCTGAGCATGGTACTCTCCAACATCTAAGTGTTGAAGATCGTTTTGAAATTGATTCATTTCTGTCACCTCCATCAAACGTTCATCATGGACTGAAATCCATTTTCCTAAGCGTTTATCTTATGAAACACTTTCTTCAACACACTATGTAGATGGGCTGGGTGATGTTCCTGATGAAAGCGCGGAAAGTATGTGGACAAATTAGTAGAAACAGGGGTGATTCCGTTGAAGAGAAGCGAAGGGCTCTGTGTTGCGTTAGGTGAGGATAAAGTTTAAGGGCGTTAAAAAAAGCTACCCTTAACGAGTAGCTAAAGAAATGTTAGTGATGTACCTGCAGTTTGTTTCCATTCGGGTCATAAAAGTGAAAAAATTGGTGTCCTTCATCTTCCTCGATCGGTTCTACTTTCACTTCTTGATCAATTAAATAGTTGTAGAGGCGATTAATGTTTGAAGTAGTCAGACCTACAGAAAATTCTGGTTCACCATTTTTGAAAAAGTGTCCTCTCGAGTGCTCGTCCGCTTCTACTAAAACGAAGAGGGGACCTTCTTCAAGCGATAAGACCGCCAAATCACCTCGATTAAATTTTAAGGTGAACTGCAAACACTCTGAGTACCAGGAAACGGACTCGCTGAGATTAACGACTGGTATTCGAATATAGTGAATACCATTAAAAAGAGAATCACTCATATTGTTCCTCCTATCGGTAGCATTTCCTACATACATTTCGTTCCAATTTCATCATGTCCTTCAAAATGTTAGGAATATTAATAGATTTATTGATCGAATTTTGAAATAATTGGTATGGTGAAAAGCCGTTATCTCTAATAGAAAGTGCAGGCGGGTACTCATGGAAAAAGAGATGAAAAGTAAAGTGGAAGAAATGATAGGGAAAATAGAGGGAATGAGTTTATTACAAGATCAGGGGTGTACCTCAGAAGTGCATCAAGTCGTCACAGAGGAAGGCAGGTATATGCTAAAAAGTTCCTATGAACGAAAATATCGAGAATGGTTAAGAAATGAAGCTGTTGTATTAGAAAAGCTAAATACGAACACAGAGATCCCCACGCCGAGCTACTATGGTTATTTTGAAGGGAAGAATAGCAGCCATCTCCTTATGTCATTTGAGAAGGGGATAACATTAACAACTGCATTAAGAGAAGCAGAGAAGCAAGAACAACTGTCACTAATTAAGAGTTTTGGACAGTTTCTTCAACGTCTCCATGAAACGACTGTGTCTGGGTTTCATAGTAATCATTGGCTTGCTGAACAGTTAAAAAAGGCAGAAGGTTACGTAGAATCAGGCCATACTGATGGAAGTTTCGAGCTTTTGAAGAAGTTAATTTCACACCCACCTTCTAGCGTCCATCAAACGATGATACATGGGGACTGCACGACCGATAATGTGATGGTTATAAACGGAAAAGTAAGTATGTTTATTGATGTTGCGGGAATGACGATAGGCGATCCTAGGTATGATGAATCCTTAGCGATTCGAAAATGGATGAACCATCATGAATCCATAGAGGCTTTTTACGAAGGATACCGTCGCTATAAGGTGACTAAAGAAGAGTTCGAGTATTTCAATGACGGGTTATATGAATTCTTCTAACCTAACTAACAATTAATTGATGAATTAACTAAAAAAGGAACAATAGCTGCTTCCTAATCGTCATTATAATAGATAGTCAATACTGAGGAAAAAATTTCGATGTGGTGAGGAGAGTGCGTATGGGAGTTTGGTATTTTTTACTCTTGTTTATTGGATTGTTTTTAGTAGGAAAAGGACTCATTGGAAGTAAACGAATTTCTTTTGTTTGTATAGGTGCACTATTGATCTTGTTCGCTCTATTTATGTTTTCACCAGGGAGTGATGAGATCATTGCTGATTTATTGAATTTGAACTGAAAGGAAAATTGAGATAAAAAACCAAGGGGCGTTACGATCCAAACGAGGTGTTAGGTTGAAGACAAAAGAAGATATTATGAAGCTAATCGAAAACGATGAACGAATGATGGAAATCATCAAGGTTGCAAGTCAACTGAGTTTGCCAGATTGGTGGATATGCGCGGGATTTGTCCGTTCAAAAATATGGGATACACTACACGGATTTGAAAACAGTACTGACCCGCCAGACATTGATGTCATTTATTATGATCAAGAAGATATAAGTGAAGAAACTGAAAAAGAATTAGAAGCTGAGTTGAAGAGAATCCTTCCAGATCTACCGTGGTCCGTTAAGAATGAAGCGCGCATGCACGTGGTTAATCACATAGAACCCTATACTTCTGCAGAGGATGCCATTTCCAAGTTTCCAGAAACCGCAACGGCTCTTGGTGTCAAAATTGATAAGGATAACAATCTTATTCTTACTGCTCCTTGGGGTGTCGATGATGTGATCAATTTAGAATTGAAGCCGACACCCTTTTTTAAAGAGAGTAAAGAACGAGCTGCCATTTATAGAGAGCGAGCGATAAAGAAAAATTGGAAGGGGATTTGGGAGAAGATCGAAGTGTATCAGTTATAAAATGCTGCTTTTAGAAGGAGGTTATTTGCGATGAGGTAGTCTCTTTTTTATTAATCTCGTAGTGAATGTTTTTAAAAAATAGGGTAGGTATTTTTATGCTAAAGTTTTCGGTTTCTCCCTTTACGTATACTCGGAGCCACTATGAAAAATCCACATATAAAGCCTCCAATGGAAGAACCAGTTAAAACACTCCATGTAGGAAGGTCGCCACCTAATAGTAAAGCCATCAAAATCCATACAATCGGATAGATCAATATACCTAAGAATCCCCATAGAAACCGGTTTTTCATATCCAACACTCCTATTTTTTCTTCTTACATACTAGTAGCCTTCTTGATAAAGGATTAAACGAAACATAGAGTTAAACGGTCCTATACAGGAATGCTTTTTAAAAA from Bacillus sp. Cs-700 encodes the following:
- a CDS encoding VOC family protein; its protein translation is MGRIVHFEIHVDNMDRAKSFYGEIFGWTYEDWSDFAGMPYFGVVTGGDDQLGINGALMQRQGPPPEPNQPVNGYACTIAVENYDTIEAKILDKGGVVALPKYALPGMAWQGYYKDTEGNIFGVHQPDENAK
- a CDS encoding aminoglycoside phosphotransferase family protein: MEKEMKSKVEEMIGKIEGMSLLQDQGCTSEVHQVVTEEGRYMLKSSYERKYREWLRNEAVVLEKLNTNTEIPTPSYYGYFEGKNSSHLLMSFEKGITLTTALREAEKQEQLSLIKSFGQFLQRLHETTVSGFHSNHWLAEQLKKAEGYVESGHTDGSFELLKKLISHPPSSVHQTMIHGDCTTDNVMVINGKVSMFIDVAGMTIGDPRYDESLAIRKWMNHHESIEAFYEGYRRYKVTKEEFEYFNDGLYEFF
- a CDS encoding GNAT family N-acetyltransferase, which produces MVSLHKVQKEEATILHNLMQFYFYEFSKYLPNMKVGVNGAYKQIELDHYWRDQHQAYFIKLGDELIGFALVEMATLSSPNSIQEFFIMANYQGNGYGKESARKLIAMFPGEWEITQIEKNKPARAFWRGLIKDVSADHFEEYHENGLYVQKFSM
- a CDS encoding ABC-2 transporter permease yields the protein MKLHLSKISCISQRKEKDLLFNLIRKDIILLKKTILVLLAILCVYLILDFSMIWVGILCSIVISMQSFTVDEKSTIQLLLNSLPYTRKEIVSSKYIVAVLLTLLIGTVTFIGNIIIHGEMISWKELLFMVAVVMSILSFIFPFCYKFKSNYLMIAAIGLFALYLLTVTFFIHDLNDRMRAFVKLLITSDNTVEYLVIGVSVFLLYIGSGFVSLRIYTKKLF
- a CDS encoding GNAT family N-acetyltransferase, whose product is MSSIRTMTRSDITKVSKLIAELNNKEDSYIGYCGTEVEEIANSFVEDITDVPYTKSFVVAYEKDELVGVLGFDASLESQSAEIWGPFAKEPGWANQLWTEMEKLLPSEIHQLNMFTSNHNRNLLSFAKELGFAKQSEQTILTVSREDRMQIKAEPVVELTEEYFSEIIQLHNEAFPETYYNGQQLIERLSTNRKVFIIKKSNQLKGYIYAEAEPAFGEASIEYMAVKDLDRGKGFGKQLINGAIQWLFSYEDIASITLCVNAANETAIKLYKKVGFEHEHDLVFLQKNR
- a CDS encoding GNAT family N-acetyltransferase, whose translation is MIHELEQDEFYKCKTLLNDIGHLEAKAVIEGNNPGRVFVDHLDAPKAGLIWLGNHDGFFFIGDDQSEVFLQEINDCMETTIIPEARQLNLTTFIAIGNHSRWDKTIETLFTDRDMHKFKQHVYRLEHPKEQHHPPIKSEYHVIKISEALFNEQNYSITNKHFLQSKLAEFWASPNAFFDKGIGYGVVYQHQLVSLCFSGFVAGNVHGLDMETMEDHQGNKLGQLAASSVVKECVHKGMVPYWDCEEANQASNAIARKVGLENFFSYNVYLFPIDS
- a CDS encoding ABC transporter ATP-binding protein, with protein sequence MMQDENVVELQHVCKSFEGFSLRDFSLKVKKGYVTGFIGGNGVGKSTTIKLMMNLLQPDSGSVSVFGLNYKNHEKEIKQRIGFVFDENVFYEHLTLAEIKAIVRNAYVNWDEQIFNEYVSLFNLPLTKKMQTFSKGMMIKASLSIALSHHAELIIMDEPTSGLDPIFRRELLDLLHELLQDGDKTIFFSTHITSDLASIADYITFIHDGKHIFTKDFHEIEQEYAIVKGGLELLDWETEQEFIAVRKMPYGFEALTSDKQRARKIFGEMALYEAPSLEDIMYFTKKGERSLV
- a CDS encoding VOC family protein, with the translated sequence MSDSLFNGIHYIRIPVVNLSESVSWYSECLQFTLKFNRGDLAVLSLEEGPLFVLVEADEHSRGHFFKNGEPEFSVGLTTSNINRLYNYLIDQEVKVEPIEEDEGHQFFHFYDPNGNKLQVHH
- a CDS encoding GntR family transcriptional regulator, with the translated sequence MKIIISNSSKTPIYQQIHLQLKEQILAGDLKSGQPLPSMRQLAKDLNVSLITSKRAYEELEKNGFIYSIVGKGSFVSEQNEEMMKERKMQGIEEQLATAIKNSKDIGVTLTELKELLTILYRGEE
- a CDS encoding nucleotidyltransferase family protein is translated as MKLIENDERMMEIIKVASQLSLPDWWICAGFVRSKIWDTLHGFENSTDPPDIDVIYYDQEDISEETEKELEAELKRILPDLPWSVKNEARMHVVNHIEPYTSAEDAISKFPETATALGVKIDKDNNLILTAPWGVDDVINLELKPTPFFKESKERAAIYRERAIKKNWKGIWEKIEVYQL
- a CDS encoding MarR family transcriptional regulator; the protein is MENQLHYIMNHMRAAFKVLDKEWQMAAKDLGITQAEQHILWIVYLEKSITLSKLAELSLLDISTVAQVLTRMTKKGLVIQTKKNQDRRVTYVSLSPDGEKILHTSSTYEYQFWNYMKEMDPQKRALFMSIVSDMNKHFYGDSFVKWVEQTSKKSIAD
- a CDS encoding YciI family protein, producing the protein MLFMLIVKASKNSEAGNLPSAELREAMSTYNEELVKAGVRVMAKGLHPSSNGLRISYPNGAPVVEEGPFTETKDITAGFILIDVESKEEAVKWAMRMPDPQGYGEGQVELRQVFE
- a CDS encoding heterocycloanthracin/sonorensin family bacteriocin produces the protein MNQFQNDLQHLDVGEYHAQELVPCEQANYYPNGDQNVDPNDTRLIGFVCFGCFRCAGCVGCAGCGGCAGCGGCAGCGGCARCARCAGCGGCAARCGGCGRCGGR